A window of Eubalaena glacialis isolate mEubGla1 chromosome 11, mEubGla1.1.hap2.+ XY, whole genome shotgun sequence genomic DNA:
TCCCCTACTTCAAATATTCCCAATGACATACACTTGGTCAAGGACCAACACCATAACAACCTGAGACTATTGTAATTTTGTGTCTCGGCCTGCTCCACTTTCTCCAAGCAGtaacttttacttatttatttagctgtgctgggtcttcattgcagtactTGGGATCTTAAATTGTGGCATTcgaactcttagctgtggcatgtgcgacctagttccctgaccagggatcgaacccgtgtcccctgcattggcaggcaagattctcaaccactgcaccaccagggaagccccagcagtaACTTCTTAAAGCACAATCTTATCTGCCATTGTAGGTTTTGGCTAACTATGGAATAAATCAGCACAATTCCAAGCCCTTCCCATATGACTCcaatattttatgaataatgaCGGCAATAGTTCTGGCAGTCTGGCTGGCGACTTGAATTTCGGCTCCACCATTTATTAGCTATGTTACCTAACCCCTTGCTACTCCACATATGGTCTCAGCCGACCAAGAAcacctgggagctttaaaaaaaaagaaaaaaggcagtaTCTGAAGCTTCACCTCAGACCTACAGATTCAGATCTGCAGGAGATTCACATCCACATTGAAGTTTGAACACTGGCCCAATGTGAGCCTGTTGCCTCACAAAATGATTTTATAACCAGTCATCAATTCAGGTCTAAGTGAAATAGACAAACCCCTTGGCACAGTACACAGAAGCCACTTGAAACACTGAGCAAATGATAAGATGCAAACTGCCAGCCTCCTCCATCCCAAACTGGCCTTGAATAAGCAGAGCAAATATTTACTATGATACAGCTTGACACTGAAAACAGAAATATCACTTTTATTGACAAGATAGGGCCACAATGGGCAGCTCCACAGAACACAAATAAGACAGTCCCAAGACAAGAGTGTAAAATTACAGCAGACAGGTTAATATTCTtcaccctcctcctctccctcaacAGTATCAGCTCCAACCTCCTCATAATCCTTCTCAAGGGCAGCCATGTCCTCACGGGCCTCAGAAAACTCTCCTTCCTCCATGCCCTCACCCACGTACCAGTGAACAAAGGCACGCTTGGCATACATCAGGTCAAACTTGTGGTCCAGGCGAGCCCAGGCCTCAGCGATGGCTGTGGTGTTGCTCAGCATGCACACAGCTCGCTGTACTTTGGCCAGGTCCCCACCAGGTACCGCAGTGGGAGGCTGGTAATTAATGCCAACTTTGAAGCCAGTGGGGCACCAGTCTACAAACTGGATGCTGCGCTTGGTCTTGATGGTGGCAATGGCAGCATTGACATCTTTGGGAACCACGTCGCCACGGTACAACAGGCAGCAAGCCATGTATTTACCATGGCGAGGGTCACATTTCACCATCTGGTTGGCCGGCTCAAAGCAAGCATTGGTGATCTCTGCTACAGTAAGCTGTTCATGGTAGGCTTTCTCAGCAGAGATGACAGGGGCATATGTGGCCAGAGGGAAGTGGATGCGGGGATAGGGCACCAGATTGGTCTGGAATTCTGTCAGATCAACATTCAGGGCTCCATCAAACCTCAGGGAAGCGGTGATGGAGGACACAATCTGGCTCATGAGGCGGTTAAGATTAGTGTATGATGGGCGCTCAATATCGAGGTTTCTACGACAGATGTCATAGATGGCCTCATTGTCTACCATGAAGGCACAATCAGAGTGCTCCAGGGTGGTGTGGGTGGTGAGGATGGAATTGTAGGGCTCAACTACAGCTGTGGAAACCTGAGGGGCTGGGTAAATGGAGAACTCCAGCTTGGACTTTTTGCCATAATCGACAGAGAGACGTTCCATCAGCAGGGAGGTGAACCCAGAACCAGTTCCCCCACCAAAGCTGTGGAAAACCAAGAAGCCCTGAAGACCTGTGCACTGGTCAGCCTGCAAAAGAAAGGAGTTTTAATTTTAGCCTTGGTGAAAGGTGCAATGACTTCTTTGAATCCATAATCACATTGActgagatctttaaaaaaaatcttctgaacAATATCTGCTAAGAAAGCAGTCCTAAAGAGCTTCTAAGTGCTAAGTGATTCAGAGAAACTTTTCACAATCTACTCGtgggagctggagggaggggatCTGTTAAAAGGCTATTTTAAATGAACTGTTTTCACTTCTGCAGGCAGAGGAATCATGAGGTCTGGAATGAATGCAGGGCTCAAGTTTTGGTGACTGGGAGGGCAACCTCTGGTGCCCTTGCTGTGACCGCAGAACAAAGGCAACCTCTTATCAGTTGGAGAGCTACCAACAGCAGGCCTGGGACCACCAGCCCCGTACAATGGATGTCTTACAGATTTCGGCAGCTGCTTTCTGAGCTGGAACACAACAGAACAGCCAAGATCCAATGCCCTGGTGCTGGAGTAAGGCCGGGTCTGGATCTGGCTCTACCCGTTCCTTGCCATGTGACTTTGACCAAATTCATTtctcaatctcagttttctcatttattaaatgaGGAGAATAGTAACCTACTTCAGGttgttgagaattaaatgagtatcTGGAACAGTGCTCGGCACAGCAAGCACTAGTTACCAGAAAGTCTATTCATTCTGGGAAAGGCGATTTACTGTCACAATTCCATGTCCTTGTGTCATTGGGGCTTTCCACTGCTTAACTGAGCTATTCTGGCTATTGTATGAAAGGatgattttgtcatttcaaacaaAGTATTCTGTTGACAATCTTCACTTCTCAAGGTGCTCAGAGATTTGTGGACATTCTCTACTGAGCCCCTAGTTCACTTCTCCTGTGGGTCCATACTCTGAATGAGATCAATGCCAGGGCAGACCCTAGTCTACCAATTTCACCCATTAAGTCTCATGTGGACACAGCAATAACACCAAGGACAAATGCAATTGTTTTGGTAGTTAATGAACTTCACTCCAGAACCCTCAATGGCTTTTACTAGGTTTATCTGTCCCTAAAGGCAGGTCCTGATTTCCAAGTCAGTACTTGTAGCTGAAGCTTGATTTGCAAACATAGGAAGCATTAGCCCAGTTTTGCTGGGAAGACTATGATAAACATCTGAAAAAGTATGAAGCCATGAATGATGTAAGGCCATTCTCTTTAGAATAGACCAGTTGTTGCTGGGCTTAGCATAATGTGATTTCCCGACAAGCTATTCCACCCAGGCCttcattcttgatttttaatTACTTACAAGCTGCCCACATGCCTAAGGAGCAGAGTCATCTGATTGCCAGACTCTTAATTAAAATGATCCGAACAGAACACTAATCAACTTTACCGATGTGAATAGTTGCCTTAGATTTTTCTGCCCCAGGGCCAGTCCACACTGCCCTGAGCTCTAGGAGAAAAACGAGGGTACTGTTTTTTTTGTGATTATATCTTAATACTTTCAAAGTTCCAATGACTTATACTTGCTTCTGTAACAAGGGAGCTCCCTTGACTCCACTTTCAGTGTTGTTGGAAGTTTCCAGTGTCAGCTATTTCTAGTCAGTGTTACACTGGCTTCTTTTGCTATGAACTTTCTGTAATAACGTGTCAGCAGTCCAATTTTTATGAGTTTGATCAATTAGTTACATGTCAGTCAGCCACCTACTCACTGTGACTAAGATGGCCTAAAAAGGGATGTCTCAGCCTGAAGCCGGGAAGCTGCCTGATTAATATGAACAAGGATGTTCAATGGTCTTAAATGTCAGTAAAACAGTTAAGGTGTCCTGGTACTCACCTTGACTTCAGGTAAACTGCCCTCACTGAATGAGCAATTGCCCAAATCTGCCTTGTAAGACACAGAAAGAGGCAAAAGAAcactatccccaccccaaatAGTTGTCCCATAACTCAGGACCATCTGGTTTAGAAGTCCAGTTATTTAGTGGGCAGTATAAAGCTCATTTTAGTGTGCAAAGAATGATTCTTGTAGTTTGGTCTCTCAAAACTGTAAGAGAAAACGCTCATCTACTTTAAATAAAGTACTgtgtttaccagtttccgaattCGGTCCAAGACGAGGTCAATGATCTCCTTGCCAATGGTGTAGTGACCTCGGGCATAGTTATTGGCAGCATCTTCCTTGCCTGTGATGAGCTGCTCAGGGTGGAAGAGCTGGCGGTAGATGCCAGTGCGAACTTCATCTGGAAAAGGAAAACGAAGCAGCCACCCATCACTAACAACCTGCACAAGGCTGCTCGACCCCAGGGCACCAATGGAGCCCCCAGGACACATCTCCTGCCCCAGACCCCTGGGATCTCATTGGGGTTACTGAGGTCAACTCACCAATGACCGTGGGTTCCAGGTCTACAAACACTGCCCTGGGCACATGCTTGCCAGCGCCTGTCTCACTGAAGAAGGTGTTGAAGGAGTCATCTCCTCCCCCAATAGTCTTGTCACTTGGCATCTGGCCATTGGGCTGGATGCCGTGTTCCAGGCAGTAGAGCTCCCAGCAGGCATTGCCGATCTGGACACCAGCCTGGCCAACGTGGATGGAGATGCACTCACGCtgtgagaggaagaaaggaaatgtcAGAATATGACACATCAGATGGGACATTTAGGAATGATTCACCGTAAATGACTATTAACCTTCAGAAGAGATCAGCACCTTTCTGGAGGCCACTCCTGCCCAGGGACTGTTTCACAAGCAACAGCCTAACTCAGAGAAAATGCTTTGGAAAACCATAGATATGTTAATGAACTACTAGGCAAGACCAGGGACCAGACCTTCGCTTTGTAGCCACATTAGATGTTCAAGGTCAGGTTTCTACCTTGAATGACACAAGCTGCTCTAGCAATAGATTTTCCCCAACTCCTGGGAAATATGCCTTCTGATTCCTTAAAGGCATGCAAAATTCCTCCTTCCAGCTCTGATTCATTCTCTGTATGACTGTGTAACTAGAGCTCATTCTGGTCCCTCTTTAATCCTATTCTTTAAAGATAAGAGCTTCTGCCTCTCCCTTTAAAACCAGCTTAaaccagcaaactacagccaTATGACTCATGGAGAAAACAACAGATAAGCAGCAGTtacctgtattttaaaaactgtggtcAGAGGCAGCCTTTTAACCCTGTGCAAGAATTTAATCTTaaggaaaaacattttccttCACTATCAATGCATCTTGAGGGGAGAGTGgtggggaaggtgggaggaggaCGGAGACACATGGCAATAAAAGCTAGAAGTGTCACCAAGACTTAATTAATAGTTTAAGAAATTAGCTGTCTTCTAGTAGAATGTACATATATCTCTGGCAACGTGGTGGATAAGTCtataatttcaaaaatgtaaCGATGCTAGGATGTTACCAAACTCATTTCTGCTTAGTAAAATAAGGCAGTGAACATAGAATCTATACCCACAGacttaagagaaaaaacaataaaaggatttttattgtatttccatCATAAATCAGATTAGCGGCTTTGGAGACAGAGGTCTTTCAAATATCAACACCAAATAAGAGggtttcaagtttttaaaaactgctaataAGAATCTAgttaaagaaaattcaacaccaccTCAGATCTCAAAGGGCCTAGTTTCATAACCCAAGATAAAACCCCCAATCACTCACAACCTTTGATTTATGGTCCCCTCCTTCTCACCTACACTCCCCATAAAACAATCATGGTCTGCTGACTTCATCAGCAAGCTCACTATTACCTGCCTCTCCTTGCCCAGCTCTAGGGCCGTGGGAGAAAGGGGAGTTGTTTGTTCTAATGAACCCATGACTATTTAAAACTGCATCATGTTTACCTTTAACTGGACTTTGGACAGTCCACAGCCCTAGAAAGCAGGAGAGAACAAGAGATCTGTCCATGACAGCCCCAGGCCCCAAGGAGATAAAGTATCTGAGATGATCCTGTCATTCTAATGAAGCACTTCTACTGAAGCCTTTTGAGTTTCTTTCATTGTGCAACGGTATGGTTTAGACTGTGGCCACTGCTTGCCCTCCACTCTCCCCTGGCCACTCGGGAGATGAAGTGAGACACCGGTGATGGAGTCACTTAGTCTAGCCTTAACTGGATAAGCAGCCCCTgtcccttgtttaaaaaaaaaaaaccaaaagagctATTAATCTAACCAGTGTTTGCCTTAATAGgtctgctgctactgctgctcTCCTGCCCTTTAAACAGTCCcacttcttactttctttttttttttcttcttttttttaattggggtatagttgtctTACCCCACTACTTTCTGAAATACGTTTTTACCAGTATCTTTTTGGTCTTGCCTGGTAAAAAGCACTCAAGCAAGTTGTTACAGTCAGACAGACATACGTTTGATAACTGTGGTAGTCCCTAAAGAGGTAACTATTTATTCActgcattgctttttaaaaagatattattttgaaacatttgATACACACAGCCTACTTAAGGTAGACTTCCAACAGATATTTCCTCAGATACTTGTTTCCAATACCTCTGGAAGCTATATAGAAAATACTCAAGTTGTGTGTAATTTGAGGTTTCTTTAAAACTAAGAATACTTTGTCAGTACTAGTTTACTCTGTGACTTTATAAGAAAATCTCTCTTTATGGActcgtttttttaaaaacctgtaagTAGAAAGCTTCAGCTATAAACACCCCACTAAATTAACACGAGAAATGCAGGATTAAACAACGTGACAGTAATTCCCTTCAAAGGAGGAGCCTGCCTACATCCCTCCAGGTGGATTGGTGCGAACGGAagcgctcccccccaccccaccccggcccgGCCACAGGTGAGGATGGGTGCGAACGGAAGCGCTCCCCAGAGCCCGACAACAGGTGAGGATGGTGCAATTGAAAGCTCTCGCCAGAGTCTGGCCACAGATGACTCAGCAGCGAGTCATAGGGCGCTGGAGAGGCAACGCCTAGAAATGTTTGCAACTACCGTGCGGGAGCACACGAGATGCTCCAGGGTCCTGTGCGTAAGGCAGTGGGAAAGTGAGATCATTTGCGGAAATGGGAGGGATTTTCAGGTTTCACAAGTCCTTGGGAGCCAGTGTGAAGGCTCCCTGGCCTTCCTGGGGCGGTAGCGGGCCCTGGGGGGATGGGTGCCCTCTATCTAAGATCAAATAAATGGGCTTTCCACTTCCACCGAGGGCAGCGCCCAGGCCGCGTCTTCGAGCCGGAAGAGGAGTATCCCGGGTGAACTCGGCTTTCCGCATGGCCACCAGAAGCCAGTTTGCCTGGAGGCGTCCGGAACGTGGCCCCACGTGGACTGGGGTCCCGACGCCCCTTCGGACTCCGCACTCTCCCCTCAACGCTACCGCCCGGGGACCCCACTCACCATGACTGAGACTTGTAGGGTTCTGCGGGGCTGGAGGATGCAAGGGGACGGTCACGAAGCTCTCCCACTGACGGACTGCCAAGGAGTCCGGGGGAGAAGTAGTGAGAGAGGAGGCGGCCCCGAGGGATCCTATATACCCCGACCCCGGCCACGTGTCGGAAGGGCGGGCACCGGACCCGCCCTGGCCTCCGCGGCCCCGCCTCCGAGCCCAAGGTCCCCGGCCGGATGCCCGATTTTACCCTGCCCGCGGAGAGAGGAGGGGCGCGTGGCGCTGATTGGTGGGTTCAAAAGTTCGAAACGAACTCTACGGAACAAGCCAGAAGAGCCCGGAAGGGGAGGAGGCATCCTGGGGCCGGAGAATGGGCCGGTGGGGTCGGAAGGAGGGTGGACACGGTGACTAGAAGGAGAAGGGAGGCGAAGCGTCTGCACAGTCCTCAGTGGGTGCGGGAGGCGTCAGGGGGCAACGCCTAAGCGAAAAAAGGCACCGAGTTAAAGGGAGCCCCGGCGGGAGCCCCAGGAGCGTGGCTCCTCCCgctgcctgccccgcccccggggcCCCAGACCCCGGACCCTGGAGAGGCGGCCCAGCAGCACAGCTACCCACCGGGCCCGGCCTACGCGGGGCCCCGTCGCCCGCTCCCC
This region includes:
- the LOC133101186 gene encoding tubulin alpha-1C chain-like, encoding MRECISIHVGQAGVQIGNACWELYCLEHGIQPNGQMPSDKTIGGGDDSFNTFFSETGAGKHVPRAVFVDLEPTVIDEVRTGIYRQLFHPEQLITGKEDAANNYARGHYTIGKEIIDLVLDRIRKLADQCTGLQGFLVFHSFGGGTGSGFTSLLMERLSVDYGKKSKLEFSIYPAPQVSTAVVEPYNSILTTHTTLEHSDCAFMVDNEAIYDICRRNLDIERPSYTNLNRLMSQIVSSITASLRFDGALNVDLTEFQTNLVPYPRIHFPLATYAPVISAEKAYHEQLTVAEITNACFEPANQMVKCDPRHGKYMACCLLYRGDVVPKDVNAAIATIKTKRSIQFVDWCPTGFKVGINYQPPTAVPGGDLAKVQRAVCMLSNTTAIAEAWARLDHKFDLMYAKRAFVHWYVGEGMEEGEFSEAREDMAALEKDYEEVGADTVEGEEEGEEY